The genomic window CAATAGTTTTACTTATTGGAGTTCCTGCACCGTGGCCTGCATCGGTTTCAATACGAATTAATATTGGGTTGCGTCCTGCTTGTTTGCTTTGCAATTCGGCAGCAAATTTAAAACTGTGAGCTGGCACCACACGATCATCATGATCTCCAGTAGTAATTAAAGTTGCTGGGTATTCTATACCAAATTTCACATTATGCACGGGAGAATAGCCTTTTAAATACTCAAACATAGTTTTATCATCTTCAGCCGTTCCATAATCGTATGCCCAACCAGCTCCTGCGGTAAACGTATGATAACGTAACATATCTAAAACACCAACGGCAGGCAAAGCTACTTTTGCCAAATCTGGACGCTGCGTCATAGTTGCTCCAACAAGTAAACCTCCGTTAGAACCGCCTCTAATTGCTAAATAATTTGTAGATGTATATTTTTGAGCCTTTAAATATTCCGCTGCAGCGATAAAATCATCAAATACATTTTGCTTTTTTTGTTGTGTTCCGGCATCGTGCCAAGCTTTTCCGTACTCACCACCACCACGAAGATTGGCTACCGCGTAGATACCGCCTTGCTCCATCCAAACAGCATTTGGTGTGCTAAACGATGGCGTTAAGCTCACATTAAACCCTCCATAACCATATAAAATAGTTGGATTTTTACCGTTCAATTCCAATCCTTTTTTATGCGTAATCATCATTGGTATTTTTGTTCCATCTTTAGATGTGTAAAATACTTGATGGCTTTCAAAATCAGCACTATTAAATGCAATAGCAGATTTTCGGTACAACTTAACCACTCCAGAGTCCGCATTTAATGTATAAGTTGTCACCGGTGTATTGTAATTGGTAAACGAGAAGTAATTAGTTTTCTCTTCTTTTTTACCACCAAAACCACTTGCAGTTCCAAGGCCTGGTAACTCAATATCTCTAATAAATTTACCACTATAATCGTATTGTTTAACTTTAGAAATAGCATCAATCATATATGTCGCATAAAAATAACCACCCCCTTTAGAAATGGATAACACATGCTCGGCTTCTGGAATAAAATCTACCCAATGTTCTGGGGTTGGATTTGCAGCATCTACCGTTACTATTTTTTCGTTCGGGGCATTTAAATTAGTTACCAAATACAACATACTTCCTTCGTTTTCTAAAACTCCAGTATCACTATCTGTATGATCTAAAATAGAAACAAACTTACTATTTGGCACTGATAAATCTTTTATTAAAAGCTTGTTTCCAGAGGTTGAAATACGCGGCGCTATAAACAGATATCTATTATCTTCGGAAACGTTAGCGTAGATATAGCGGTGTTTTTCTTCGGGTGTTCCACCAAAAATTAATTCGTCTGTACTTTGTGCTGTTCCTAATTTATGATAGTATACTTTATGTTGATCGGTTTTAGCCGAAAGCTCACTTCCTTTGGGCTTATCGTAACTAGAATAATAAAAACCTTCATTTTTGTACCATGATAACTGTGTGAATTTCACATCAATTAGCGTGTCTTCTATGATGTCTTTAGACTCTACATCCATAATTAGAATTTTTCGCCAATCGCTTCCTCCTTCAGAAATAGTATAGGCTAAAATTTTTCCGTTTTTAGAAAAACTTATTGCTCCTAAAGATACTGTTCCATCTTCTTTAAACGTATTCGGGTCTAAAAAAACCGTTGCCGTTTTAGAATCGCCCCCTTTTTTAAAACGATAAAGAACACTTTGATTTTGTAAACCATCATTTTTATAAAAATACGTGTAATCGCCCTCATTAAAAGGAGCGCTTACTTTTCCGTAATTCCATAATTTGGATAAGCGATTTTTTAATGCTTCCCTAAAAGGGATTTTATCCAAATATGCGTTTGTAGCCACGTTTTCGGCCTTTACCCAAGCTTCGGTTTCTTCACTTCTATCATCTTCTAACCAACGGTATGGGTCTTTTACCTCAACATCAAAATAAGTATCAATAGTATCTACAGTTTTTGTTTCTGGGTAACTCACAACAATATCTTTTTTTTCTGTTTTATCATTTCCGCAAGCGACTAACAAGCTTAATGAGAAAAACGTTAACACTATTTTTTTCATGATTTATTATATTAATCATTCAAAAATACGCAAAAAACACAAGCTAAAGCTCTAGATTTATTCAATAATTATGGAATTAAAATGCGGTATAATTATATATTTGACAATGTTATTCAAAACCCTAATGATGAAAAAAACAGTGCTACTCGTATTATCCATCGCATCGTATTTCAGTATGTTTTCTCAAGCTGAAATAACCGAAAATGAAATAAAAGACCATATAGAATTTTTAATATTAGATAAAAACGGCGGAAGATTTCCAGGAGAAAAAGGCGCTAAACGTGTTGTGAAATATATTAAAAAAGAGTTTAAAACTATAGGCTTAAAATCTTTAAGTAAAAATTACGAACAGCGTTTTAAAGCCAAATTACGAGTTGATAAAGGTCTAGACGAAAAACCAGAAGTAACCACCTGTAATGTTGTTGGTTTTATTGAAGGGAATGATCCCGAATTAAAAAACGAATTCATTGTCTTAGGAGCGCATTACGACCATTTGGGACTTGGTGGACCATCGTCCAAATCGGATAAAAGAGGCGTGGTGTATCATGGTGCTGATGATAACGCTAGCGGAACTGCCGCTTTATTAGAAATTGCAGAAAAATTAATTTCAAAACAAGACCAACTAAAACGAAGTGTTTTATTTATTGCTTTTGGAGCCGAAGAACAAGGCTTGCTAGGAAGTAAATATTTTACAGAAAACCCGCTAATTCCACTTTCTCAAATAAAATTAATGATTAACATGGATATGGTTGGTCGATTAAACGAGAAAAAACATGTATATGCTGGGGGCGCAGGCACATTTACTGATGGTGTGGATTTTATGAAGAATCTCGGAAAATCTTTAGGCTTAAACCCTATAGTTCATGCAGGGTCTGTTGGCGGTTCCGATCATGTTTCTTTCTATAAGAAAAACATATCGGTTTTAGGTGTACATACTGGCGGGCATCCGCAATACCACACACCCGAAGACACTTTAGAACTTATAAATTTAGAAGGTGAAAAACTGGTTTGCGAATATATTTTTCAAACTATTTTAAACAAAGCTTCAACACCTGATAATATTGAATTTATAAACCAAGATTAACACCAAAAAAAAGCTCCTGTAAAATTTACAGGAGCTTAAAATATTTAAAAAAGTGTAAATTACACTAAGTTATTTGCTACTAAATATTCAGCAATTTGTACGGTGTTTGTTGCAGCACCTTTACGTAAGTTATCGGCAACAATCCACATATTTAATGTATTTGGTTGTGTTTCATCTCTTCTTAATCTTCCAACAAAAACCTCATCTTTATCGTGTGCAAAAATTGGCATAGGATAAACGTTTTTAGAAGTATCATCCTGAAGTACAACTC from Algibacter sp. L1A34 includes these protein-coding regions:
- a CDS encoding prolyl oligopeptidase family serine peptidase — translated: MKKIVLTFFSLSLLVACGNDKTEKKDIVVSYPETKTVDTIDTYFDVEVKDPYRWLEDDRSEETEAWVKAENVATNAYLDKIPFREALKNRLSKLWNYGKVSAPFNEGDYTYFYKNDGLQNQSVLYRFKKGGDSKTATVFLDPNTFKEDGTVSLGAISFSKNGKILAYTISEGGSDWRKILIMDVESKDIIEDTLIDVKFTQLSWYKNEGFYYSSYDKPKGSELSAKTDQHKVYYHKLGTAQSTDELIFGGTPEEKHRYIYANVSEDNRYLFIAPRISTSGNKLLIKDLSVPNSKFVSILDHTDSDTGVLENEGSMLYLVTNLNAPNEKIVTVDAANPTPEHWVDFIPEAEHVLSISKGGGYFYATYMIDAISKVKQYDYSGKFIRDIELPGLGTASGFGGKKEEKTNYFSFTNYNTPVTTYTLNADSGVVKLYRKSAIAFNSADFESHQVFYTSKDGTKIPMMITHKKGLELNGKNPTILYGYGGFNVSLTPSFSTPNAVWMEQGGIYAVANLRGGGEYGKAWHDAGTQQKKQNVFDDFIAAAEYLKAQKYTSTNYLAIRGGSNGGLLVGATMTQRPDLAKVALPAVGVLDMLRYHTFTAGAGWAYDYGTAEDDKTMFEYLKGYSPVHNVKFGIEYPATLITTGDHDDRVVPAHSFKFAAELQSKQAGRNPILIRIETDAGHGAGTPISKTIEQYADIYGFTFYNMGFKELSL
- a CDS encoding M28 family metallopeptidase, which encodes MMKKTVLLVLSIASYFSMFSQAEITENEIKDHIEFLILDKNGGRFPGEKGAKRVVKYIKKEFKTIGLKSLSKNYEQRFKAKLRVDKGLDEKPEVTTCNVVGFIEGNDPELKNEFIVLGAHYDHLGLGGPSSKSDKRGVVYHGADDNASGTAALLEIAEKLISKQDQLKRSVLFIAFGAEEQGLLGSKYFTENPLIPLSQIKLMINMDMVGRLNEKKHVYAGGAGTFTDGVDFMKNLGKSLGLNPIVHAGSVGGSDHVSFYKKNISVLGVHTGGHPQYHTPEDTLELINLEGEKLVCEYIFQTILNKASTPDNIEFINQD